The following proteins come from a genomic window of Sorghum bicolor cultivar BTx623 chromosome 3, Sorghum_bicolor_NCBIv3, whole genome shotgun sequence:
- the LOC110433732 gene encoding protein ALP1-like produces the protein MSIEEQVAMFLMVVGHNQRFRVLTPVFRRSLETISRYFQEVLYAVGELRNDMILPPSTAVAPKINNSRRWNPFFKDCVGAIDGTHVLARVPEKYRAAFMGRKHSTTQNVLAAVDFDLRFTYVLAGWEGSAHDARILGDALEREDGLRVPQGKFYLVDAGYAVKPGFLPPYRATRYHLREFGVRSPQNPRELFNLRHSSLRVTVERAFGSLKNRFRILYNKPFHPYKTQIKLVLACCILHNWILRFGQDEIIPLESEWEPNPPHHHGPHDNGYDNTTWAAKRDEWASQMWSTRTGAN, from the exons ATGAGTATTGAAGAACAGGTAGCAatgttcttgatggttgttggtCATAACCAGCGATTCAGGGTTCTCACTCCTGTATTTAGGAGGTCTTTAGAAACCATCAGCAGATATTTCCAAGAAGTCCTGTATGCAGTAGGGGAGCTGAGGAATGATATGATACTACCACCATCTACTGCTGTCGCTCCAAAAATTAACAACAGTAGGAGGTGGAACCCTTTCTtcaag GATTGTGTGGGGGCTATTGACGGAACGCATGTACTTGCCAGAGTCCCTGAAAAGTATAGGGCTGCTTTCATGGGGAGAAAGCATTCTACTACACAGAATGTCCTTGCTGCAGTGGATTTCGATCTGAGATTCACTTATGTGTTGGCTGGTTGGGAGGGATCTGCACATGATGCTAGGATCCTTGGAGATGCCTTGGAGAGGGAGGATGGCCTTAGAGTGCCACAAG GTAAGTTTTACCTTGTTGATGCTGGGTATGCTGTGAAGCCTGGGTTCCTCCCCCCATACAGAGCCACAAGATACCATCTTAGGGAGTTCGGTGTTAGAAGCCCCCAAAACCCAAGGGAGTTGTTCAACCTGAGGCATTCCTCGCTGAGAGTTACTGTTGAAAGAGCATTTGGTTCTCTGAAGAATAGGTTCAGGATCCTATACAACAAACCATTCCATCCCTACAAGACTCAGATTAAGCTAGTCCTAGCATGTTGCATCCTGCACAATTGGATTCTTAGGTTTGGTCAAGATGAGATCATTCCTCTGGAGTCAGAATGGGAGCCCAACCCTCCTCATCACCATGGACCCCATGACAATGGCTATGACAACACCACTTGGGCTGCCAAGAGAGATGAATGGGCATCACAGATGTGGTCTACTAGGACTGGGGCTAATTAG